TCCCCGTCATCCTCCTGTCCGCCCACCAGGGCGTGGCCGACAAGGTCCGCGCGCTCAACCTCGGCGCGGTGGACTACATGAGCAAGCCCTTCAACGCCATGGAGCTGCTGGGCCGCACCGAGCGCGCCCTCAAGCTGCGCAAGGCCGAGTCGGAGCTGGAGCGCGCCTCCTCGCTCATGCGGCGCAGCGGGAACGATCCCATCACCGGCCTCTATGACCGGCGCGGCCTCATGCTGCGGTTGGATCACGAGGTGAGCCGCGGGCGGCGCTACAGCCGGCCGGTGAGCCTCGCCGTGCTCCGCCCGGATCGCTACGTGCTCGACGACGCGCTGCGCGGCGTGCCGGACGTGATGCGCGCCCGCCTGCGCACCCAGGACATCCTCGGCCACCTGGGCGAGGGTGTGCTCGCCGTCGTCCTGCCCGAGTGCAATGTTGAAGCAGGACGCAACGTCATCGGCCGGTTGCTGCCGGATGTCGAGAAGCACACAGGGGTGGAGTACCGCTCGGCGGTGGCGGACGTGAGCCATGACAGCGAGCCGGCGGAGCGCATCCTGGAGCGCCTGGGGGCGCCCGCCCCCGTGCCGAAGCTGTAGGCCCGGGTTAGACTCGGGGCGTGCGCCCGAGTCGAACCCTCACCCGAGTCGTGCCCCTCCTGGCCCTCGTCGGGCTGGGTGCGGTCGCGGCCCCCGCCTCGCGCCGGCCTCCGGTGGACCGGTCGGCCATGAGCGAGGCCATCACCGCGGCGGCCAATGATGTTGGCATCGCCTCGCCCGCCAGCTACGCGCACTACCTGCGGGCGCAGTTGTCGAGCCTCGCGGGGGACCACCGCAGCGCGGTGGACGAGCTGCGCCTGGCGCTGGCCACCGACGAGAACGAGCCGCTCCTGCTCACGCGGCTCGGCGAGGAGTACGCGCGCCTGGGAGACCTCACCCGGGCCGAGCGCGAGCTGCGGCGCGCGGTGGAGCGGCACCCCAGGTACTACGCCGGCCGGCTGCTGCTGGGGCGCGTATTGATGGAGGCCGGCAAGCCCGCGCGGGCCCGGACGCACCTGCGCCGCGCCATCCAGCTCCAGCCCCGCGAGCCCGAGGCCTACCTCGTCCTCGCGCAGCTCCACCTGGATGCCCGGGCGAACGAGCAGGCCGTGAAGGTGGTGGAGGAGCTGGCGGTGGCGCTGCCGGGCGAGTCCATCGGCTACCGGCGCCTGGGACTCGCCCTGGCCGAGCGCGGCGATAGCGCCCGGGCCAGCGTGTTGCTCGCCAAGGCCATCGAGCGTGACCCGGGGGACGTGGAGTCGCTGACCACGCTCGCGCAGCTCCAGGAGAAGGCCGGCCGCGTCTCCGAGGCGGAGGAGTCGCTGGCCCGGGCGCTGGAGCGCGATCCGGACAGCCAGTCGGTGCTGATGGGCGCGGGCCGGCTCGCGTTGCTGCAGGGCGCGACGGTGCGGGCGCGGGCGTACTTCGACCGGCTGCTGTCGCTCTCCGATGATCCGGAGCTGGCCGTGCGGGTGGCCCAGTCCTTCCTGTCCGCTCGGGACATGCCCTCCGCCCTGGCGGTGCTGGACGGCGCCCGGAAGGGGAGGGAACCCTCCCCCCGCGTCTCCTTCTACGCGGGCCTGGTGCACGAGCGGCTTCATCACTTCGACGTGGCCGCCAAGGCCTATGCCGAGGTGCCCGTCTCCTCCGAGTTCTTCTCCGATGCCCGTGTCCGCCGCGCCGTCTGCCTCTCCCAGGGGGGCGACCACGAGACCGCGCTCGCCCTGCTGCGCGAGGCGCTCGCCGAGCGTCCCGACGACACGGACCTCTGGGTACAGCAGGCCCGCGCCCTGGAACGCGGCGGCATGCCCGAGCGCGCCGTGGCCGTGTTGAAGGAAGCCCTCGGGCGCAAGCAGGAGCCGGACCTCCACGAGGCGCTCGCCTCCACCCTGCGGCGCCTGGGTCGCGCCTCCGAGGCCCTCACCCTGCTGCGCGAGGCCATCGAGCAGCACCCTCGTGAGCCGGCCCTGCGCTACACCCTGGCCAACGTGCTGCTGGCGCTGGGGGACGAGGAGGGGGCCCTCACCTGGATGCGCGGCGTGCTCCAGGTGGACCCGAACAACGCCGCGGCCATGAACTTCATCGGCTACGTGCTGGCCCAGCGCGGACGGGACTACTCCGAGGCGGAGCGGCTGGTGCGGCGCGCCCTGGAGCTGCGCCCGGATACCGGCTCCTTCCTCGACTCGCTGGGGTGGATCCACTACCAGCGCGGTGACTACCCTCGCGCCGTGGAGGCGCTGGAGCGCGCGGCGGAGCTGGAGCCCGACGAGCCCGTCATCCTCGAGCACCTGGGCGACGCCTACCACCGCGTGTCACGCGCCGGTGAGGCCGCCAGCGCCTGGCGGCGCGCCCTGGACGTCCTCGCCCTGAATCCGGAGGCCGCCGAGCCGCCCGAGCAACGGGCCCTCATCGAGCGCAAGCTGAAGTTGCTATCCACCGGTGCGGCGGATCGCTAATGTCCTCGGCAGAGACCATGGCGCGACTCGACGAGGGCTTCTTCACTGGGAAGGACGGGCTGCGGCTCTTCTGGATGTCCGAGCAGCCGGAGCAACCCCGTGCCCATGTGGCGGTGGTGCACGGCTACGGGGACCACATCGGCCGCTATCGCACCACCTTCGACGCCCTCACGGCCCAGGGGTATGCCGTCCACGGCTTCGACTATCGCGGTCATGGCCGCGCCGACGGGCGCCGGGGCTACTGCGACGCCTGGCCGGACTACCTGGACGACCTCGCCGCCTTCTGGGAGCGGGCGCGCCGCGCGGCCGGGGGACGGAAGCTCTTCGTGCTCGCGCACAGCCATGGCGCGCTCATGACGGTCCACCTGCTGGGGCGTGGCGGGCTTCAAGGCGTGAGCGGCGTTGTGCTGTCCGCGCCTTATTTCAAGCTCGCCATCACTCCACCGGCGCTCAAATTGGTGGCCGCCCGGGCGGTGGGCAGGGTCCTGCCATGGATGCCTCTCAAGACCGAGCTCACACCGAAGGATCTCAGCCGGGACGAGGCGGTGCAGGAGGCGGCACGTCAGGACCCCCTCTACAATCAGATCGTGACACCGCGCTGGTTCATCGAGGCCACCGAGGCCCAGTCCCGGGTGATGGCGCTCGCTCCGGAGATGAAGGTGCCGCTCTTCCAGCTCTGCGGGGCGGAGGACGGGGTGGCGAGTGTGGAGACCGGGCGCCTCTTCTTCGACGCCGTGGGCTCGAAGGACAAGGTGTACAAGGTGTATCCGGGGATGCGCCACGAGCCGCTCAACGAGCTCGGCAAGGAGGAGGTCCAGCGCGACATCTGCAACTGGATCTCTTCGCATCTCTGACGTAGGTTCCAATTCCTTACAGCGCAAACTTCGATGGG
This is a stretch of genomic DNA from Archangium violaceum. It encodes these proteins:
- a CDS encoding tetratricopeptide repeat protein, producing MRPSRTLTRVVPLLALVGLGAVAAPASRRPPVDRSAMSEAITAAANDVGIASPASYAHYLRAQLSSLAGDHRSAVDELRLALATDENEPLLLTRLGEEYARLGDLTRAERELRRAVERHPRYYAGRLLLGRVLMEAGKPARARTHLRRAIQLQPREPEAYLVLAQLHLDARANEQAVKVVEELAVALPGESIGYRRLGLALAERGDSARASVLLAKAIERDPGDVESLTTLAQLQEKAGRVSEAEESLARALERDPDSQSVLMGAGRLALLQGATVRARAYFDRLLSLSDDPELAVRVAQSFLSARDMPSALAVLDGARKGREPSPRVSFYAGLVHERLHHFDVAAKAYAEVPVSSEFFSDARVRRAVCLSQGGDHETALALLREALAERPDDTDLWVQQARALERGGMPERAVAVLKEALGRKQEPDLHEALASTLRRLGRASEALTLLREAIEQHPREPALRYTLANVLLALGDEEGALTWMRGVLQVDPNNAAAMNFIGYVLAQRGRDYSEAERLVRRALELRPDTGSFLDSLGWIHYQRGDYPRAVEALERAAELEPDEPVILEHLGDAYHRVSRAGEAASAWRRALDVLALNPEAAEPPEQRALIERKLKLLSTGAADR
- a CDS encoding alpha/beta hydrolase gives rise to the protein MARLDEGFFTGKDGLRLFWMSEQPEQPRAHVAVVHGYGDHIGRYRTTFDALTAQGYAVHGFDYRGHGRADGRRGYCDAWPDYLDDLAAFWERARRAAGGRKLFVLAHSHGALMTVHLLGRGGLQGVSGVVLSAPYFKLAITPPALKLVAARAVGRVLPWMPLKTELTPKDLSRDEAVQEAARQDPLYNQIVTPRWFIEATEAQSRVMALAPEMKVPLFQLCGAEDGVASVETGRLFFDAVGSKDKVYKVYPGMRHEPLNELGKEEVQRDICNWISSHL